One segment of Haliotis asinina isolate JCU_RB_2024 chromosome 12, JCU_Hal_asi_v2, whole genome shotgun sequence DNA contains the following:
- the LOC137258787 gene encoding uncharacterized protein has translation MSLFPFLAASDSVISPIEQSGNYFIMDSEQLVSNPYQEMQNEAIGDYGKKSSLTEKFTSVKNNVCENHFNMAKTQLEREKDIRLRHLHENTSRLRYEVKLLDLNRRKNEIEMRKRIEPCRDFTYDDTQLTKTERRLGANIESHYLDRKLRYPVRAKAVSDIAITPAVARARSTLRQQKMRPDSERAVTAKSTCSSMTHDLSQVREARSRNKWPASRSAPLTSSSYGSRDRSHDSHSRFPTIRHTFEGNNSYHDKQRGSSQHVKFAFESPHKLILSSGTGDSVHPGEHMYRSYTYYGGMTRRPTFYNDSSSEEENDDDFDSSEKIDLRAILFGKSQNGDTMSVKSRPHSGLTYTSQGFGVKRSQGAPQQLTQEKLQEETKVIQNKINTFLRRLETDPPIRKKVFYDSESEDELIETGHNTIPIVVKKKKPPLPTQAPPPKKEEVVIEKEDTPDSADTEIPEKRSIKDAWKYIRGHMADGTLQGTYTAADLVLQQLTGVLVGHSKKPTVPLNCASRAMRHTATFKMRKVVESLIESRTKYEQHEVDELKKKMDGDGDVGVPPAPEASYADIPQQVA, from the exons atgtcgCTGTTTCCGTTTTTGGCGGCATCTGATTCGGTCATTTCTCCGATTGAGCAATCAG gaAACTATTTTATCATGGACTCGGAACAACTGGTGTCCAACCCCTACCAGGAGATGCAAAACGAAGCCATCGGGGACTACGGCAAAAAGTCCTCACTTACGGAGAAGTTCACCAGCGTCAAGAACAATGTGTGTGAGAATCACTTCAACATGGCCAAAACTCAGCTTGAGCGTGAGAAGGACATTCGTCTGCGTCACCTACACGAGAACACAAGTCGGCTACGGTATGAAGTGAAGCTGCTGGATCTCAACAGACGAAAGAATGAGATTGAAATGAGGAAGAGGATAGAACCTTGTCGAGACTTTACATATGATGATACTCAGCTTACAAAGACAGAGAGACGACTGGGGGCTAACATTGAATCTCATTACCTTGATCGCAAATTGAGATACCCTGTGAGAGCGAAAGCTGTAAGTGATATTGCCATTACACCAGCTGTGGCACGGGCTAGGAGTACTCTTAGACAGCAGAAGATGAGACCGGATTCTGAGAGAGCTGTAACGGCCAAGAGCACCTGTTCTAGCATGACTCATGACTTATCTCAAGTGCGCGAAGCTCGGTCTCGAAATAAATGGCCAGCATCCCGATCTGCACCTTTGACATCAAGTAGCTATGGTTCTCGGGACAGATCTCATGATAGTCATTCTCGGTTCCCTACTATTCGCCATACTTTTGAAGGTAATAATTCCTACCACGATAAACAGAGAGGTTCGTCTCAGCATGTAAAGTTTGCCTTTGAAAGTCCCCATAAACTGATACTTTCAAGCGGAACAGGGGATTCAGTGCATCCTGGTGAACACATGTACCGATCATATACCTACTATGGAGGGATGACCAGAAGACCAACTTTCTACAATGACAGTTCATCGGAAGAAGAAAACGATGATGACTTTGACTCCAGTGAAAAGATTGACCTCCGGGCCATACTGTTTGGGAAATCACAAAACGGGGACACCATGTCTGTAAAGTCTCGGCCACATTCTGGACTAACATACACTTCCCAGGGCTTTGGTGTGAAGCGGTCTCAGGGAGCTCCACAACAGCTCACACAGGAGAAGCTCCAGGAGGAGACCAAGGTGATCCAGAACAAGATCAACACTTTTCTAAGACGGCTTGAAACTGATCCTCCAATCAGGAAGAAAGTCTTCTACGACTCTGAATCTGAAGATGAGCTGATTGAAACGGGACACAACACAATTCCAATTgttgtgaaaaagaagaaaCCACCACTACCAACACAAGCACCACCACCAAAGAAGGAAGAAGTGGTGATAGAAAAGGAAGACACTCCAGACTCGGCTGACACCGAGATTCCTGAGAAGCGAAGCATAAAGGATGCGTGGAAGTATATCCGTGGTCACATGGCTGATGGGACACTGCAAGGGACTTACACTGCTGCAGATCTTGTCCTACAACAACTGACCGGGGTGCTGGTTGGTCACAGTAAGAAACCAACTGTGCCTCTTAACTGTGCAAGTCGAGCAATGAGGCACACAGCTACATTCAAAATGAGAAAGGTTGTAGAGAGCCTGATTGAGAGCCGAACCAAATATGAGCAGCATGAGGTTGATGAGCTGAAGAAGAAGATGGACGGGGATGGGGATGTTGGGGTGCCACCTGCACCTGAAGCTTCCTATGCTGACATACCACAGCAGGTAGCATGA